A window of Pseudomonadota bacterium genomic DNA:
GCCCAATCTCCAGGTCCCTCACCACGTCTTGCGTCTGTCTTGAACTGAGGCTCCTTCCCTCCGCCGGCATTACCCGGCTTCATCGGTACTATGGGCCTCTCCGCCACCCCAGCGCGCCCGGCCTGTCCCTCACGGGCGTCCGGTTGATCATCCCTGATCACGCATTGGGGCTTCCCGTGTTGCATACGCTTTCCTTGTGTGCATGCTGCCGCCACTACCCCGGTGCAGCGGCTGGGCGTGCTCGTCGCTCATCTCACCCAACCGTGTCAGCCTTCCCCGGAAGGGTCACCGGGTCGGCCTGCACATCGTCCTTTTCGAGGCTTGCTCGGCGTTCACTCGCGTTGCGGCCTGCACACTCGCGCGGTCACCGTATGTCGTGACCCGCTATCCGAAGGCTTCAGACATTTCGTCACCTCCATGCCTGCTCCGGTTGCTTCCGGCTGGAGCGGTCGCCGGGTGGGACTTGCACCCACTGGAAAGCGCCGCCTTTTCACGGCGCACACCCAATGCGGACATGACACTCTCAGCTAGCTATGACTGATTCCGAGCTCAGCTGAAACGATGATGCATGGCTGCACTAGAGCTTCATGATCATGCACTCCATGTGGTGAGCACCGCACGGTTCTGCTGTCCATGACGCTGTATTCAACCCCTTGGTACCTGCGTCACAGCTAGATTAATTGCCGATGGTAGATGATCCCGTTTGTCCATCGAGCCAACGTCGTGGGGGCGACTGCCGACCGTAGATTATCTAAGCGGCAACGCTAGAATTTATGCCGCGCGAGATGCTGAGCGATGAGTAGTGTTCCAACAGATCGTCACGCTGGCGCATCCGGGTCAATTGGTTTGGTCGATGCGCGCCATATTCAGGTTGCGAATCCTATGTCTGCAATTCCTGGCCAAGATCTGAGCTGGCGCGGTAGAGGATCCTCAGAAATTGCCTCCACGTCGACTGTGGCCCTGCTGTCGCACGAGCTCGCGAGCGAATTGGGACATCTCCCCGCGAGGAAGTTGCTCGAAAAGCTCATCCGCGAGGTATTTCCCGATCGAATCGCTCTCGTCTCCTCCTTCGGGATCGAGGCCGCGGTGCTGCTCCATATTGTGGCGGAGATTGATCCGGCTACACCCGTCATCTTCCTTGATACTGGCAAGCTCTTCGCGGAGACGATACGCTATCGCAATACGCTCGTGCGCATCCTGGGTCTGCAGGACGTCCGTTCGATCGAGCCGGATCAGGCATTGCTGCGCGCTAGCGACCCGAATGGAGGCGCCTGGCGATCGAATCCTGACCTCTGCTGCCACATTCGCAAAGTGGAACCGCTGGCACGCTCGCTTGCCGGGTTCAAGGCGTGGATCAACGGGCGCAAGCGCCATCATGGCGGCCCCAGGTCTGCGCTGCCGCTGATCGAAGCGGTCGATGGTCGCATCAAGATCAACGCCCTTGCGGCATGGGGCGCCGAGGAGATCGAGGCATATTTCTCAGTGCACCAATTGCCACGGCATCCCCTCGGTGATGACGGCTACCGCTCGATCGGCTGCATGCCATGCTCCGATCGAGTGGCGCCCGGTGAGGATATTCGCGCCGGTCGGTGGCGCGGTCGGGAGAAGACCGAATGTGGCATCCACCAGACCTCCAGCCACCACTTTGCGAATCCGAGAGAAGAATGATGGACGAACTCGATTGGCTCGAAGCGCAGAGCATCTACATCCTGCGCGAAGCCTATAGCCGCATCGGCGAGCCGGTACTGCTGTGGTCTCTAGGCAAAGACTCCAACGTCATGATCTGGCTCGCGAAGAAGGCGTTTCTCGGAAACATCCCGTTCCCGGTTATGCACCTTGATACCGGTCTCGAGTTCCCGGAGGTCTATGCCTTTCGCGACCGCTACGCCACCGATTGGAACTTGAATCTGATCTCCGACCCCTGCCCACCGATCGAAGAG
This region includes:
- a CDS encoding phosphoadenylyl-sulfate reductase, whose protein sequence is MSAIPGQDLSWRGRGSSEIASTSTVALLSHELASELGHLPARKLLEKLIREVFPDRIALVSSFGIEAAVLLHIVAEIDPATPVIFLDTGKLFAETIRYRNTLVRILGLQDVRSIEPDQALLRASDPNGGAWRSNPDLCCHIRKVEPLARSLAGFKAWINGRKRHHGGPRSALPLIEAVDGRIKINALAAWGAEEIEAYFSVHQLPRHPLGDDGYRSIGCMPCSDRVAPGEDIRAGRWRGREKTECGIHQTSSHHFANPREE